Proteins encoded together in one Lathamus discolor isolate bLatDis1 chromosome 3, bLatDis1.hap1, whole genome shotgun sequence window:
- the MED8 gene encoding mediator of RNA polymerase II transcription subunit 8 isoform X2, translating to MQREEKQLELTLEALISQVADLKNSLVSFIYKLENEYDRLTWPSVLDSFALLSGQLNTLNKVLKHEKTPLLRNQVIIPLVLSPDRDEEIMRQTEGRVPVFSHEVVPDHLRTKPDPEVEEQEKQLVTDAARISPDVAQKQIQSLNKMCSNLLEKISKEERESESGGLRQNKQTFNPADTNALVAAVAFGKGLSNRRPPGSGGSVQSGQPGAGAIIAGASGMQQVPMSGAPAQQQPMLAGVQMAQAGQPGKMPTGIKTNIKSASMHPYQR from the exons agagaagagaagcagctggaGCTGACCCTGGAGGCACTCATCAGTCAGGTGGCTGACCTGAAGAACTCTTTAGTCAGTTTTATCTACAAGCTGGAGAATGAGTACGATCGACTCACTTG GCCTTCAGTTCTGGACAGCTTTGCATTGCTCTCTGGACAGCTGAACACCTTGAACAAAGTGCTAAAGCATGAGAAGACCCCACTATTGCGAAATCAGGTTATCATACCCCTGGTGCTGTCTCCAGACCGTGATGAGGAGATCATG CGGCAGACGGAGGGGCGTGTGCCAGTGTTCAGCCATGAGGTAGTGCCTGACCATCTTCGAACGAAGCCTGACCCTGAagtggaggagcaggagaagcagcTCGTCACAGATGCAGCTCGAATTAGCCCTGATGTGGCACAG aaacAGATCCAAAGTCTGAACAAAATGTGCTCAAATCTGTTGGAGAAAATCAGTAAGGAGGAGCGTGAATCTGAAAGTGGAG GTTTAAGACAGAACAAGCAGACTTTCAACCCTGCAGATACCAATGCACTGGTAGCAGCTGTGGCCTTTGGGAAAGGACTGTCAAACCGGAGGCCCCCTGGCTCTGGAGGATCTGTCCAGTCAGGCCAACCAGGAGCTGGTGCCATCATTGCAGGTGCTTCAGGCATGCAGCAGGTCCCAATGTCAGGTgcaccagctcagcagcagccaatgCTGGCAGGAGTGCAAATGGCACAAGCAGGACAGCCAG